A single Hippocampus zosterae strain Florida chromosome 19, ASM2543408v3, whole genome shotgun sequence DNA region contains:
- the mycn gene encoding N-myc protein isoform X2 — protein MQTACLCAGFEPRACPGTARVFMRFFFLFSSAQVSQAWERMPAIVSKNSDMEFDSLQPCFYPDEDDFYFCGPDSAPPGEDIWKKFELLPTPPLSPSRAALPGEPAAASPEADLLGFGLGDPLDWASELLLLPEDDIWGASDDMDLFGSALDTNPNSIILQDCMWSGFSAREKLERAVTEKLGKAITSAAVVAAVAPAASVPSTGRRDVCVKAPEVVSRSAASECVDPAVVFPFPVNKSGGGGVGDSSVSAPATHGSAHSDSEEDEEEDDDEEEEEEDDDEDEEEEEEEEEEEIDVVTVEKRRSTISKAAVASRSQDQRGSGGVAGSGSAGRFVSRAPQELILKRSSVHQQQHNYAAPSPYTSDDDPAPPPKKQRTSDVAKAPTRTASLSCASGPRGKRSSSGDSSPRGGSDSEDSERRRNHNILERQRRNDLRSSFLTLRDHVPELAYNEKAAKVLILKKATEYVSSLDREERRLQLEKDRLQARRQQLMRRLELARTR, from the exons ATGCAGACTGCGTGTCTGTGTGCGGGCTTTGAGCCACGCGCGTGTCCAGGTACAGCAAGGGTCttcatgaggttttttttccttttctcctcCGCGCAGGTTTCTCAAGCGTGGGAAAGGATGCCGGCGATTGTAAGCAAAAACTCAGACATGGAGTTCGACTCTTTACAACCGTGCTTCTACCCGGATGAGGACGACTTCTACTTCTGTGGTCCCGACTCGGCGCCACCGGGGGAGGACATCTGGAAGAAATTCGAATTGCTGCCCACTCCGCCCCTTTCCCCGAGCCGCGCCGCTCTACCTGGGGAGCCGGCGGCAGCCTCCCCGGAGGCGGACCTCCTGGGCTTCGGCTTGGGGGACCCACTGGACTGGGCTTCGGAGCTgctcctcctgcccgaagacgacatCTGGGGGGCATCAGACGATATGGATCTGTTCGGTTCCGCTTTGGATACAAACCCAAACAGCATCATCCTCCAGGACTGTATGTGGAGTGGATTCTCGGCCAGAGAGAAGCTGGAGAGGGCGGTCACGGAGAAACTCGGGAAGGCTATTACGAGTGCCGCGGTGGTCGCGGCGGTGGCTCCGGCGGCTTCGGTTCCCTCCACCGGGAGGCGGGACGTGTGCGTAAAAGCGCCCGAGGTGGTGAGCCGCAGCGCGGCGTCGGAATGCGTGGACCCGGCGGTGGTGTTCCCCTTCCCCGTGAAcaagagcggcggcggcggcgtgggggACTCGAGCGTCAGCGCTCCCGCGACGCACGGGAGCGCCCACAGCGACTCGG aagaggacgaggaagaggatgacgacgaagaggaggaggaggaagatgatgatgaagatgaggaggaggaggaggaagaggaagaggaggagatcgACGTGGTCACCGTAGAAAAGAGGCGTTCCACAATCAGCAAAGCCGCCGTGGCGTCCAGAAGTCAAGACCAGAGGgggtccggcggcgtcgccggatCGGGCTCGGCGGGTCGCTTCGTCAGCCGAGCCCCCCAGGAGCTCATCCTGAAGAGAAGCTCGGTGCACCAGCAGCAACACAACTACGCCGCGCCCTCGCCGTACACGTCGGACGACGACCCGGCGCCGCCTCCCAAGAAACAGAGGACGTCGGACGTGGCGAAAGCCCCGACGCGAACCGCCTCCTTGTCCTGCGCGTCGGGCCCGCGCGGCAAGCGCAGCTCCAGCGGCGACAGCAGCCCCAGGGGGGGCTCCGACTCGGAGGACAGCGAGCGCCGGCGCAACCACAACATCCTGGAGCGCCAGCGCCGCAACGACCTGCGCTCTAGCTTCCTGACGCTACGCGACCACGTACCCGAGCTAGCATACAACGAGAAGGCGGCTAAGGTGTTGATCCTCAAGAAGGCCACCGAGTACGTCAGCTCCCTGGATAGGGAGGAACGGCGGCTCCAGCTGGAGAAGGACAGGCTGCAGGCCCGCCGGCAGCAGCTGATGCGCAGGCTGGAGCTGGCGAGGACTCGCTGA
- the mycn gene encoding N-myc protein isoform X1, translated as MQTACLCAGFEPRACPGTARVFMRFFFLFSSAQVSQAWERMPAIVSKNSDMEFDSLQPCFYPDEDDFYFCGPDSAPPGEDIWKKFELLPTPPLSPSRAALPGEPAAASPEADLLGFGLGDPLDWASELLLLPEDDIWGASDDMDLFGSALDTNPNSIILQDCMWSGFSAREKLERAVTEKLGKAITSAAVVAAVAPAASVPSTGRRDVCVKAPEVVSRSAASECVDPAVVFPFPVNKSGGGGVGDSSVSAPATHGSAHSDSEEEDEEEDDDEEEEEEDDDEDEEEEEEEEEEEIDVVTVEKRRSTISKAAVASRSQDQRGSGGVAGSGSAGRFVSRAPQELILKRSSVHQQQHNYAAPSPYTSDDDPAPPPKKQRTSDVAKAPTRTASLSCASGPRGKRSSSGDSSPRGGSDSEDSERRRNHNILERQRRNDLRSSFLTLRDHVPELAYNEKAAKVLILKKATEYVSSLDREERRLQLEKDRLQARRQQLMRRLELARTR; from the exons ATGCAGACTGCGTGTCTGTGTGCGGGCTTTGAGCCACGCGCGTGTCCAGGTACAGCAAGGGTCttcatgaggttttttttccttttctcctcCGCGCAGGTTTCTCAAGCGTGGGAAAGGATGCCGGCGATTGTAAGCAAAAACTCAGACATGGAGTTCGACTCTTTACAACCGTGCTTCTACCCGGATGAGGACGACTTCTACTTCTGTGGTCCCGACTCGGCGCCACCGGGGGAGGACATCTGGAAGAAATTCGAATTGCTGCCCACTCCGCCCCTTTCCCCGAGCCGCGCCGCTCTACCTGGGGAGCCGGCGGCAGCCTCCCCGGAGGCGGACCTCCTGGGCTTCGGCTTGGGGGACCCACTGGACTGGGCTTCGGAGCTgctcctcctgcccgaagacgacatCTGGGGGGCATCAGACGATATGGATCTGTTCGGTTCCGCTTTGGATACAAACCCAAACAGCATCATCCTCCAGGACTGTATGTGGAGTGGATTCTCGGCCAGAGAGAAGCTGGAGAGGGCGGTCACGGAGAAACTCGGGAAGGCTATTACGAGTGCCGCGGTGGTCGCGGCGGTGGCTCCGGCGGCTTCGGTTCCCTCCACCGGGAGGCGGGACGTGTGCGTAAAAGCGCCCGAGGTGGTGAGCCGCAGCGCGGCGTCGGAATGCGTGGACCCGGCGGTGGTGTTCCCCTTCCCCGTGAAcaagagcggcggcggcggcgtgggggACTCGAGCGTCAGCGCTCCCGCGACGCACGGGAGCGCCCACAGCGACTCGG AAgaagaggacgaggaagaggatgacgacgaagaggaggaggaggaagatgatgatgaagatgaggaggaggaggaggaagaggaagaggaggagatcgACGTGGTCACCGTAGAAAAGAGGCGTTCCACAATCAGCAAAGCCGCCGTGGCGTCCAGAAGTCAAGACCAGAGGgggtccggcggcgtcgccggatCGGGCTCGGCGGGTCGCTTCGTCAGCCGAGCCCCCCAGGAGCTCATCCTGAAGAGAAGCTCGGTGCACCAGCAGCAACACAACTACGCCGCGCCCTCGCCGTACACGTCGGACGACGACCCGGCGCCGCCTCCCAAGAAACAGAGGACGTCGGACGTGGCGAAAGCCCCGACGCGAACCGCCTCCTTGTCCTGCGCGTCGGGCCCGCGCGGCAAGCGCAGCTCCAGCGGCGACAGCAGCCCCAGGGGGGGCTCCGACTCGGAGGACAGCGAGCGCCGGCGCAACCACAACATCCTGGAGCGCCAGCGCCGCAACGACCTGCGCTCTAGCTTCCTGACGCTACGCGACCACGTACCCGAGCTAGCATACAACGAGAAGGCGGCTAAGGTGTTGATCCTCAAGAAGGCCACCGAGTACGTCAGCTCCCTGGATAGGGAGGAACGGCGGCTCCAGCTGGAGAAGGACAGGCTGCAGGCCCGCCGGCAGCAGCTGATGCGCAGGCTGGAGCTGGCGAGGACTCGCTGA
- the mycn gene encoding N-myc protein isoform X3, producing MPAIVSKNSDMEFDSLQPCFYPDEDDFYFCGPDSAPPGEDIWKKFELLPTPPLSPSRAALPGEPAAASPEADLLGFGLGDPLDWASELLLLPEDDIWGASDDMDLFGSALDTNPNSIILQDCMWSGFSAREKLERAVTEKLGKAITSAAVVAAVAPAASVPSTGRRDVCVKAPEVVSRSAASECVDPAVVFPFPVNKSGGGGVGDSSVSAPATHGSAHSDSEEEDEEEDDDEEEEEEDDDEDEEEEEEEEEEEIDVVTVEKRRSTISKAAVASRSQDQRGSGGVAGSGSAGRFVSRAPQELILKRSSVHQQQHNYAAPSPYTSDDDPAPPPKKQRTSDVAKAPTRTASLSCASGPRGKRSSSGDSSPRGGSDSEDSERRRNHNILERQRRNDLRSSFLTLRDHVPELAYNEKAAKVLILKKATEYVSSLDREERRLQLEKDRLQARRQQLMRRLELARTR from the exons ATGCCGGCGATTGTAAGCAAAAACTCAGACATGGAGTTCGACTCTTTACAACCGTGCTTCTACCCGGATGAGGACGACTTCTACTTCTGTGGTCCCGACTCGGCGCCACCGGGGGAGGACATCTGGAAGAAATTCGAATTGCTGCCCACTCCGCCCCTTTCCCCGAGCCGCGCCGCTCTACCTGGGGAGCCGGCGGCAGCCTCCCCGGAGGCGGACCTCCTGGGCTTCGGCTTGGGGGACCCACTGGACTGGGCTTCGGAGCTgctcctcctgcccgaagacgacatCTGGGGGGCATCAGACGATATGGATCTGTTCGGTTCCGCTTTGGATACAAACCCAAACAGCATCATCCTCCAGGACTGTATGTGGAGTGGATTCTCGGCCAGAGAGAAGCTGGAGAGGGCGGTCACGGAGAAACTCGGGAAGGCTATTACGAGTGCCGCGGTGGTCGCGGCGGTGGCTCCGGCGGCTTCGGTTCCCTCCACCGGGAGGCGGGACGTGTGCGTAAAAGCGCCCGAGGTGGTGAGCCGCAGCGCGGCGTCGGAATGCGTGGACCCGGCGGTGGTGTTCCCCTTCCCCGTGAAcaagagcggcggcggcggcgtgggggACTCGAGCGTCAGCGCTCCCGCGACGCACGGGAGCGCCCACAGCGACTCGG AAgaagaggacgaggaagaggatgacgacgaagaggaggaggaggaagatgatgatgaagatgaggaggaggaggaggaagaggaagaggaggagatcgACGTGGTCACCGTAGAAAAGAGGCGTTCCACAATCAGCAAAGCCGCCGTGGCGTCCAGAAGTCAAGACCAGAGGgggtccggcggcgtcgccggatCGGGCTCGGCGGGTCGCTTCGTCAGCCGAGCCCCCCAGGAGCTCATCCTGAAGAGAAGCTCGGTGCACCAGCAGCAACACAACTACGCCGCGCCCTCGCCGTACACGTCGGACGACGACCCGGCGCCGCCTCCCAAGAAACAGAGGACGTCGGACGTGGCGAAAGCCCCGACGCGAACCGCCTCCTTGTCCTGCGCGTCGGGCCCGCGCGGCAAGCGCAGCTCCAGCGGCGACAGCAGCCCCAGGGGGGGCTCCGACTCGGAGGACAGCGAGCGCCGGCGCAACCACAACATCCTGGAGCGCCAGCGCCGCAACGACCTGCGCTCTAGCTTCCTGACGCTACGCGACCACGTACCCGAGCTAGCATACAACGAGAAGGCGGCTAAGGTGTTGATCCTCAAGAAGGCCACCGAGTACGTCAGCTCCCTGGATAGGGAGGAACGGCGGCTCCAGCTGGAGAAGGACAGGCTGCAGGCCCGCCGGCAGCAGCTGATGCGCAGGCTGGAGCTGGCGAGGACTCGCTGA